The stretch of DNA GTTTAGGTTATTTTATTTTCCGAGGGGAAAATATgcattgggacggagggagtatagaACGGAGAATGCTGCCAGTCTGCCAGGATGTCTTTTAGATGTTAGAATATTTATCCTGCTTGTGCATCAGAGTCACTTGTTCTTACGACACTGCGTCTTTTTTGTTTCGAGATAATCTAGCCGTCAAGATGCAATCCGAAGAGGACTCGTTTTATCTTCATACCAATGTTCGTTCTGAAGCTACGTTGAGGAAGTTCATGCTGGAACAACAAAAAAGTTTATGTTCTAACCTTTATTTTTACATGAGTTTTGAGACTTTGACCCATCATAACTCATAAGTTCATGGTTAGAATTTAGATGGATGTATGCGTCGAAAATTCGAAATATGtgtgttatttacttatttagtCACGTACATATGATATACTCTAGGTTACTCGATTAAGCTTATGCGATATTATGAACTTATGATCGATGTTATCACTTTGATCATGCTATATTCGAGTTTAAGTTGGATTTTTCAAGAATAAGAGTTAGCTCAAGTAGTAAGAGCTCTCTTACTCCAACCGTGATATTGGGGTTTGATTTTTCCCGCGAATCCGCGATATATAGTGTGTTCACGATCTTATTTTATACTATGTACTCCGGAATTTTAGTGTATAGAATATACAAAAATCAGAATGTTGAATACTCGTCTTCcagaataataaaaaaaaaaataagtctCTCTTATGACTGATTGACTGTTATATGTTTGAAATGGTCTACCCGAGACATCACTAAAACTATCGACTACGATGGATAGTGTCCAATAAGACCCATACCGCACCCGTGTTCTTAGGATGTAAATGTAACCATACCCATCATAATCTCAAATTCATAGAGCTTGCCTAGTTCCGCCGCCCGTGGTTGCCCATGGCCTTAGACACCCTTGTATTAGTTCCCAATTTGTAAATAGTGGGTGTAGTcgttaaaacttgggtgaaatttcTAATGGGGACTCAGGTTCGAGCCTCACCCAGAACACTCTTATGGAATATTTGACCTGAATCTACGCCTTCTAAACTGCGCAACAAAAATAACGCTGCGGGTTCTCTCATCgccaaaaaaaaaacggaaaaaaaaaaaagaaaaaaaagtactCAGATCTCGGCCCATATCTTTATGAGCCCAAAATAAGGAAACCCATACCCGACCCACTACCAATCTACCATCCATGCTCACAAGTTACAACCGCCTTATATACAAATTTGTCCCTTAAACTCCTAATTATCTCATTTGCCATTTTCAGACAAATAAATTACTGTAATTTGTGGAACATTAACCCTAATCAAGTGAATTTGCCGATTTATCCATTTGCTCAAATGCTCAATTAATTCAAAGTTCTAATCATTTGGGTATATTCTCTTCTATActtaaattttctcatatttttttaattatgttGCATAACCATGGTAGTATGGTACCTAATTGTTTGAGATGGGTATTTCTGAATTTTAATTTGGTAGTATAGTTATCATCAAGAATTCTGAATTGGGTATTTGTTTGATTAGGTATTGATTAGGAATTTGCAAGTTTAGATAGTGCATACCAACTGTTTGACGAAATTCCTGTGAGAAAATCATGGGGTTTGGGGAAAATGTAGCCAAGATGCAAAGGGGTGCAGTTGATAGAATTTCGGAACTTCCAGAGTTTATCCTGCATACTATTCTCTCAATGCTTGATACCAAAGAGGCGGGTCGTGCTAGCGTATTGTCTAAGAAGTGGTATGATGCTTGGTCTTCCATTCCGGTTTTGGATTTTAATCCTCAATACTTTCAGAAATATGGGAATCGTCGTCATAACTATGATGATGACACGGTTGAACGTTTTGTAGGGTTTATTGATAAGACCATGGAGAGATATTTTACGCGGAAGTATAGAATAACAAAGATTTACCTTGAGGTTCCTAAGGTTGATGAAAAGATAAAAACTTTAGTTGACAAATGGATAATGATTGCAGTACAAAACCAAATTGAGAGATTGGAAATCCAGATTAGTGGAATTATAAACAAATACAAGTTGCCTGAGATTCTATTTTGTGCGAAATCACTGAAATATTTGAATTGTGGAGGCGTTATACTGCCATTGTATGAGACTATGGAGCTTATATCTCTTGAATATTTTGCTTTACGCCCTGAAACTGTAGATGAGGATATGCTTCAAAAAATTATCTCTTGCTGCCCCTTGGTTGAACTAGATATTGCATATGACATCGTCTTTGGACCAGTTTGGCTTCCTTGGATGGAAAAGGTTAATGGGAGAGTCAAAAGTGGTGGTATTGGAACAATGCAATCCAACCTTCAAGAATATCCACTTCAAAAGTTTGTTTGTAGTTCTCTTAGTGTGGAATTGCCGTGGCCGTTGATCATGAATGTGGTTGCATTgaaaaacttgagaaagcttgaGTTTTCTAGTGTTCGTATTACAGATGATGAAATTTCAGAGTTGTCATACGGGCTTGTGGTGTTAGAAAGTTTAATAATATCGTCATGCTCTATGCTAAAATGCATCAACATCTCAAGCAATTCACTTAAGCAACTTCGAATTACTAATAGCTTCGGGTTAGAGAAGGCTACAATTGATGCCCCTAAATTGCTCGAGTTTTTGTGCGGCTGTGAAGTGGAGACCTCCCTGTCGGTTATTCGAGCACTAGATCATTGTAGTGCTCAATTCGTTACATTGGTTCTGAATTCCGTGACCACTGTTTGGTTATTTAAGTTAAAGAAGTTTCTCGTACAAACAAACTTCTTCAAATCTGTAGTGATTGAGTTGGATACTCCTCCTGAGGTATGAATTTTTAACGATTTCTTGATTTGTTTATTATGTTTAATGTTTAATGTAAACATAGTTGTATCTCATTTGTGTATTTACTAGTATGGATAAAATTAATGAAGATTGTGTTGGTATTTATATAGATTGTGGTCGAAGAGGACCAACTGAGGAATGTTGGTACTGGCGCACCATACAAACTCAGGGAGTTAAAGCTGCGTGGATGTCGTGCAACAAGTATTTGGACTCCTACAAAATCTTCACTTGTGGCCTTTCTGAACGGACTGTTTTGGTGTTGCCGCCCTGATGTGCTGTCAATAACAACCAATTTACAGGATTCGGCATCTAAGGTATGCTGTTTTGGGGAATACTTGCCTGGTGGTAGGGTGTGGAGGCCaaactaaatgaaaattgacaggGAGTGACGGTCGAGGGAGGAAAAGGGGTTTCTGACTAATGAGTAGTGTCCGTAACCCCAAGCTCCCAATGCACTAATACATCGCCCTTGGGAGGTGTTTGTGACTATTGTCCATAACCTCTTCGAAACTGACCTGATCACCCCTACTTATGCACAATGCTGCCTATTCAAATGTGTCCAATTTATAACTGGCCCGAACTACCAGTTTCCTCTCCCCTAACTCTTCGACAACCATTACGTGCATTCCAGGCAAACCCCATTTATGGTGAATTGTTTGGGGTAGGAAGAGGCTGCACTAGTATATTATGAATACCATCAAATGAAATCCTATATCGACAACCATTATGCACTTACATAGTTACATGTATACAATGAATCTCCAGACCTCCGCCATATGAAAACTTGTGGTATTCTTTGTTGTCTCTTGGCTATGTGGATTGTACTACGTATATGTAAAATGTGACCCTAGTTAAAATGGGTGTACTGCTTACCTTGCCTATTTTCCAAGTAGTAAAAACAGGAGATTGTTAGGGTGCATTTTTATGTTCTTGATCGTCTGTAAAATTTGAATCCTGAATGTAGTATTTTACCGACTGAAACATCTCCCTGAACTTATTATCCCTCCTATTCTTGCCGATTGTATGAAACTTGAATCCTGAAAGTATGAAACATCAAGTTCCTTAAAACCTTGATATgccaatcatttttttttttgcagttgATCTTGAGCATCCTCCAAGAAAAAGCGGAATGTTGGAAGGATCCCTTGAAAAGCCTTGAAGTTGAAAGCATCGAATACCCTCGGTTACTTTCACATTCATCTGAGCTGGAGATCAGGCTCAGGTTGTCTTGGTAGTCATATTTAAGAACTTCCACAGTGCCTCGGGAGCTCACAGCTATACGCAGGTACAATATCAGGATGTCTTTTAGAATTTAGACGTTATAATATTTATCCTGCTTGTGCATCACAGTCACTTGTTCTTAGTTTCTTACGACACtgctttctttttctttcgagGGAATCCAGCAGATAAAAATAGAGCGATGCAATCCGAAGAGGACTGGTTTATCTTCATACCAATGTTCATTCCAAAGCTACGCTGAGGAAGTTCATGCCGGAACATGAAAAGTTTATGTTCTAACCTTTATTTTTATTATGCATGAGTTTTGAGACTTTTGACCCATGATAACTCATAAGTTCATGGTTAGATGGATGTATGCTTCGAACTACGTGTTATTTAGTCACGTACATATGATACTCTGGGTTACTCGATTCAGCTTATGCGATGTTATCGTTTTGATCCTGCTAGATTCGAGTTTAAGTTGGATCTTCCAAGAGCATATTGATGACAAGTACATTTCTAAATTCTAATGTCGGTTTAGTCTCTGTTAATACGGATATATCATCTGTGTTCTAGTGTTAATCAACTCTTAGGTTTTGACGTTCATTAGACTACTTCAAGCTGAATGACAGACTATTCGCAATATATACACTCTTTTGAGTTTTTCAAATAGTCAAATAACAGTGTATTCCATAAAGTTAAATAGTAGCtgccaaaaaagaaaaaaaaaattcaataatcCAATTGTATTTTTAACTGGTTTATCGCACTCCGGCAACCTCAAATGTTCTTTGTTGCTCCCCAAAATTTGTAAGCCTCTTTGCCCAACCCGATAAACCGTCTGTGTaatttacggacatttttgttcGGAGACcttgaaatcccgaaaaccgtgtatatacacacGCCATTTTTAGCCGTATTGggtcgtgtttctttttctcccggtttttctctCATTTATCCAGGTTCGcttcaggagttaccctattcgatttcagatAATAAGCATTAAACTAATTTCAACGAGTATCCGATTTTTCCCCCAAGACTGGTTTATCGCACACTGACAAcctcaaatgtcatccgttgcttctcaaaatttgtgACGACACTTTGTCTGACATGAGAAATCGTCCTTATAATTTACGGAGATTTTTGTTCCAGAACCCTAAAACCACGAAAACCATGTATTTGCATAGTATATTGGAAACATTATGCAGACACAATAAACCCATTTACGAAGACAAATTGACGAACCATTTCCAGTCACGTGGAGCTCTTTTCGATGTGTACGAAGACCTACAGTATTCAATTGTCAACCTTCTTGATTCCAATTAAATTTTCATTGCTCACTAAATGTTCGTTTATTCGAAGAGCTTTTAGCGTAGTGATTAACTGGTCTCGTGGTCGTATCCTATTGCAATTGATCATGGATCAATGTACATCAATTATTTTGGTGTCTCTGTCAATTATTGTACTTTCTATTtgaagaatgaacttgatgaacaatttgataaTTTACacacaatttggtccacttgtcatttagtaattggtctcctctttccttggttttTGTGCCAATATCAAAGGACTAGAATTaaccggaacggagggagtaattcGTCGCAAAGTTAATTGGTAATCTGCAACAAGCAAAACAATTGAAAATTAGCGACTAACTTATTGTGAGTTGTGACGAACTTCATTTAGGGACAGGGCGTATTACACCTAGTGAAAATTGTTCGCCAGATGATCCCTAATTCCATTTAGCAACTAATTTTTGCGGTTTAAGATGAACTAAATGGTCTTTTATTCGTAGTGATGGTGAAGTGAAGTGAAGAGTATACTTGACCGTCAAGTATGAATGAaacgggtattttgtgagaggttCCAACATacttaaacaatttttttttttttttttttttggcagcagaAAAGAAAGGTTCCTTACGCAGTACCTACCCGACTCTCGGAGTCGGAATTTATTAATACATTATTAGGATAAGAAATTAAACTACAGGCGGGGTTGTTCTCCAGAAAAAGCTTCTTTGTGGGACGATCAGAGCTGACCAAATGAGCGAacatttcttttctcttcttAATCAACCGAGCTTCGGAggagtacctgcaacaagacacacttacgACACGAGGACGTAGAAATTTATGGGAGAGAGATCTACTTTTTGAGAAAGTAGATAAACTGTGTCTTGGAGATTCATCCCCTTGGCTTTGATTCTTCTTGGGAGTGGTCATTCTCCACTTCTCGTGCACCTGATGAGTAGAGGGGTACCTGCAAAGGATAGGAGTAAAAGGGACGCCTGGTGGCTTCTTAGACGAGAGAATCTTACACATCTTAGGACGAGCTGAAAAGATGAAAAGCGGAGAGGCAGGAACGCTTGGATCATTAATACCACTCCTAGTGTTATCCTGGGGGATATGAGTACTAGGAGAAGAAAAATTGTCACAGATTGAAGTCGCGCTTGAAGTCACGGCCTCGGTAGATGACGCGCTCAAACTTGCGCTAGGAATATCAAGTTTCACGTTGATAACCTCAGAAGAAGTCATGCCTTCGTTCATAGCCCCCATCATCATAGATTTCCACTTTTTAGGAcatctcctcctcttcttcttcttctttttacaTCGTTCTCTTATATTGTCTCGCTCCTTAGTAGTCTAACCATTAAGAATACGAATTGTTAAAGTTGACAAATCACGTTTACGGTAAAAGCTCACCGTTTTACCATCCATCAACTTTTTATAAGATTCCGCGGGAATCCTTAGACGGGAATTACCCCCTCCCTTTTTGGAGAACTCCAGAACTGACTTATTGGCACAAAAATTTTGACCCTCCGCCACATCCATATTCACACTCTCATTATCCTTTATACTCACATCCTTTGGATCATCCATCACCTCTGTGACCACACTTTCACTATCTTTTATACCTACACTAAATGCCGAGACATTCGGCACATGAACAGGCTTCTTATTGTTCTCATCCACGCAATCTTTAGTAGCAACCTCCAGCATTCTTTTACCATTTTCCTTAATGAGAAGGTGACCTCTTACCACATCTAATTCCCTTAAAACATCCTTATTACTAGGTTCAACCACTAAGGCCTCCACTAAATCCAATTCAGCTTTCGAAAACCTTTTCAACTTCATAGAAGCAACCGCCCTACGAAAAAGTGCCTTAACATTTCGAGGAAATGAGTCCAAAATCATAGAGCATAAACCCGAAGCAGCTCTATACTCCTCAAGTTTCAGGGCACAAGCAGCCATATTAGAAAGAAGGGAAACAACAAGGTCAGATAATGATTGAATATCTTCACCTCCAATATTTCCCAAACTTAAACTAAGCAATTTACAAGCTTCATCATAACACGCTGCAGCACTATCAAAATGATTTTGCCGAAAAAGACCGT from Silene latifolia isolate original U9 population chromosome 10, ASM4854445v1, whole genome shotgun sequence encodes:
- the LOC141606675 gene encoding uncharacterized protein LOC141606675 produces the protein MGFGENVAKMQRGAVDRISELPEFILHTILSMLDTKEAGRASVLSKKWYDAWSSIPVLDFNPQYFQKYGNRRHNYDDDTVERFVGFIDKTMERYFTRKYRITKIYLEVPKVDEKIKTLVDKWIMIAVQNQIERLEIQISGIINKYKLPEILFCAKSLKYLNCGGVILPLYETMELISLEYFALRPETVDEDMLQKIISCCPLVELDIAYDIVFGPVWLPWMEKVNGRVKSGGIGTMQSNLQEYPLQKFVCSSLSVELPWPLIMNVVALKNLRKLEFSSVRITDDEISELSYGLVVLESLIISSCSMLKCINISSNSLKQLRITNSFGLEKATIDAPKLLEFLCGCEVETSLSVIRALDHCSAQFVTLVLNSVTTVWLFKLKKFLVQTNFFKSVVIELDTPPEIVVEEDQLRNVGTGAPYKLRELKLRGCRATSIWTPTKSSLVAFLNGLFWCCRPDVLSITTNLQDSASKLILSILQEKAECWKDPLKSLEVESIEYPRLLSHSSELEIRLRLSW